Proteins from a genomic interval of Musa acuminata AAA Group cultivar baxijiao chromosome BXJ1-9, Cavendish_Baxijiao_AAA, whole genome shotgun sequence:
- the LOC135593906 gene encoding uncharacterized protein LOC135593906 isoform X1 yields MRFARRKRKKGASGLHEGVNLMVQAQYKVYHVGARTIQYMPGTERTAWYRVCIMDSSYSLNIKLEHPKRRTTLKMMTTSNMERKFESTPGNSDAHPKMLSSSVSRDLPADIVELILNRLSWPKALSLGRVSRTWRAAVQNYNPMGAQSPCLLHLRPGTVRLFSTVEQRCSLIRRPKLNGECCGAYKSWLVLRHPSSNNMSIVNVLTGASIELPPLQIEGDVFVTLSSTPTARCLLLAEVRNKKESCFLSCRTGDDEWTTLDNLSDSFLVQFSALSDGKLYFAEDSFLFVVDSILRADSEPSLVDSWRFMDEGELSMYLIKCNSEVLVVFAAREDKNGPINDFSVFQLEQDTSLLNMKNRIYQRLLPQVSFVKVESLRDHAIFLGNIQSLCFPVENTGCRENCIYFTQPGDETAWHVFDMGNKRISDGPNLGFKASFRSLVWIEPGVV; encoded by the exons ATGAGATTTGCTCGTAGGAAGAGGAAAAAGGGGGCGAGCGGACTGCACGAAGG GGTAAACCTGATGGTTCAAGCACAATATAAGGTTTACCACGTAGGGGCTCGTACTATTCAATATATGCCTGGTACCGAGCGTACTGCCTGGTACAGGGTTTGTATCATggattcttcctattcttta AACATTAAACTTGAACATCCGAAGAGAAGGACTACACTAAAGATGATGACCACCAGCAATATGGAAAGGAAGTTTGAAAGCACACCAGGAAATTCTGATGCACATCCTAAGATGTTGTCATCATCAGTGTCACGTGATCTTCCGGCAGATATTGTTGAGCTAATCCTGAATCGTTTGAGCTGGCCCAAAGCTTTAAGTCTTGGTCGAGTAAGCAGGACATGGAGAGCTGCAGTACAGAATTACAACCCCATGGGAGCACAGAGTCCATGCCTCCTGCACCTTAGGCCTGGCACCGTTCGTTTATTTAGCACAGTGGAGCAGAGGTGCTCCTTGATTAGGCGGCCTAAGCTCAATGGTGAGTGTTGTGGTGCCTACAAAAGCTGGTTGGTTTTGAGACATCCATCATCGAACAATATGTCTATAGTAAATGTTCTAACAGGAGCAAGTATCGAGCTTCCACCACTTCAGATTGAAGGCGATGTTTTTGTCACCCTGTCGTCAACTCCTACAGCCAGATGTCTTTTGTTAGCTGAGGTGAGAAACAAAAAGGAGTCATGTTTCCTTTCTTGCAGGACTGGAGATGATGAGTGGACGACACTGGATAATTTGTCTGATTCATTCCTTGTTCAGTTTTCTGCATTATCAGATGGGAAGCTCTATTTTGCAGAAGACTCATTCCTGTTTGTTGTAGACTCGATTCTCCGTGCAGACTCGGAACCTTCATTGGTTGACTCTTGGCGCTTTATGGATGAGGGAGAACTAAGTATGTACTTGATTAAGTGCAATTCTGAGGTTCTGGTGGTTTTTGCAGCACGAGAAGATAAGAATGGCCCCATTAATGATTTCTCAGTATTCCAGCTTGAGCAAGACACATCATTGTTGAACATGAAAAACAGGATTTACCAGCGGCTTCTTCCACAAGTGTCATTTGTAAAGGTAGAGAGCTTGAGGGACCATGCGATCTTCTTGGGAAATATACAGTCTCTATGTTTTCCAGTGGAAAATACTGGGTGCAGAGAGAACTGCATTTATTTCACCCAACCTGGTGATGAAACTGCTTGGCATGTTTTTGATATGGGGAACAAAAGAATAAGTGATGGTCCAAATCTAGGGTTCAAGGCTTCTTTTAGATCTCTTGTGTGGATAGAACCAGGTGTGGTTTGA
- the LOC103999238 gene encoding ubiquitin-conjugating enzyme E2 5A isoform X2 encodes MASKRIQKELLDLQRDPPASCSAGPVGEDLFHWQATIMGPSDSPYAGGVFFVMIHFPADYPFKPPKVNFQTKVYHPNINSNGSICLDILKDQWSPALTISKVLLSISSLLTDPNPDDPLVPEIAHIYKTHRSRYEEIARSWTQKYAMG; translated from the exons ATGGCTAGCAAACGTATTCAAAAGGAGCTTCTGGATTTGCAAAGGGATCCTCCAGCATCCTGCAGTGCTGGGCCTGTTGGTGAAGATCTGTTTCACTGGCAAGCAACAATTATGGGCCCTTCTGACAGTCCCTATGCAGGGGGGGTGTTTTTTGTGATGATTCATTTCCCGGCTGACTACCCATTCAAGCCTCCCAAGGTCAACTTTCAGACCAAG GTGTACCATCCAAACATCAACTCAAATGGAAGCATCTGTCTTGATATCCTGAAGGACCAGTGGAGCCCAGCTCTGACCATATCCAAAGTGCTTCTCTCCATCTCATCTCTGCTCACAGATCCCAACCCAGACGACCCTCTTGTCCCTGAGATTGCACACATATACAAAACACACAGGTCCCGCTACGAAGAAATAGCACGGTCATGGACGCAAAAGTATGCCATGGGCTGA
- the LOC103999238 gene encoding ubiquitin-conjugating enzyme E2 5A isoform X1: MRGLMASKRIQKELLDLQRDPPASCSAGPVGEDLFHWQATIMGPSDSPYAGGVFFVMIHFPADYPFKPPKVNFQTKVYHPNINSNGSICLDILKDQWSPALTISKVLLSISSLLTDPNPDDPLVPEIAHIYKTHRSRYEEIARSWTQKYAMG; the protein is encoded by the exons ATGA GAGGCCTTATGGCTAGCAAACGTATTCAAAAGGAGCTTCTGGATTTGCAAAGGGATCCTCCAGCATCCTGCAGTGCTGGGCCTGTTGGTGAAGATCTGTTTCACTGGCAAGCAACAATTATGGGCCCTTCTGACAGTCCCTATGCAGGGGGGGTGTTTTTTGTGATGATTCATTTCCCGGCTGACTACCCATTCAAGCCTCCCAAGGTCAACTTTCAGACCAAG GTGTACCATCCAAACATCAACTCAAATGGAAGCATCTGTCTTGATATCCTGAAGGACCAGTGGAGCCCAGCTCTGACCATATCCAAAGTGCTTCTCTCCATCTCATCTCTGCTCACAGATCCCAACCCAGACGACCCTCTTGTCCCTGAGATTGCACACATATACAAAACACACAGGTCCCGCTACGAAGAAATAGCACGGTCATGGACGCAAAAGTATGCCATGGGCTGA
- the LOC135593906 gene encoding uncharacterized protein LOC135593906 isoform X2, giving the protein MRFARRKRKKGASGLHEGVNLMVQAQYKVYHVGARTIQYMPGTERTAWYRNIKLEHPKRRTTLKMMTTSNMERKFESTPGNSDAHPKMLSSSVSRDLPADIVELILNRLSWPKALSLGRVSRTWRAAVQNYNPMGAQSPCLLHLRPGTVRLFSTVEQRCSLIRRPKLNGECCGAYKSWLVLRHPSSNNMSIVNVLTGASIELPPLQIEGDVFVTLSSTPTARCLLLAEVRNKKESCFLSCRTGDDEWTTLDNLSDSFLVQFSALSDGKLYFAEDSFLFVVDSILRADSEPSLVDSWRFMDEGELSMYLIKCNSEVLVVFAAREDKNGPINDFSVFQLEQDTSLLNMKNRIYQRLLPQVSFVKVESLRDHAIFLGNIQSLCFPVENTGCRENCIYFTQPGDETAWHVFDMGNKRISDGPNLGFKASFRSLVWIEPGVV; this is encoded by the exons ATGAGATTTGCTCGTAGGAAGAGGAAAAAGGGGGCGAGCGGACTGCACGAAGG GGTAAACCTGATGGTTCAAGCACAATATAAGGTTTACCACGTAGGGGCTCGTACTATTCAATATATGCCTGGTACCGAGCGTACTGCCTGGTACAGG AACATTAAACTTGAACATCCGAAGAGAAGGACTACACTAAAGATGATGACCACCAGCAATATGGAAAGGAAGTTTGAAAGCACACCAGGAAATTCTGATGCACATCCTAAGATGTTGTCATCATCAGTGTCACGTGATCTTCCGGCAGATATTGTTGAGCTAATCCTGAATCGTTTGAGCTGGCCCAAAGCTTTAAGTCTTGGTCGAGTAAGCAGGACATGGAGAGCTGCAGTACAGAATTACAACCCCATGGGAGCACAGAGTCCATGCCTCCTGCACCTTAGGCCTGGCACCGTTCGTTTATTTAGCACAGTGGAGCAGAGGTGCTCCTTGATTAGGCGGCCTAAGCTCAATGGTGAGTGTTGTGGTGCCTACAAAAGCTGGTTGGTTTTGAGACATCCATCATCGAACAATATGTCTATAGTAAATGTTCTAACAGGAGCAAGTATCGAGCTTCCACCACTTCAGATTGAAGGCGATGTTTTTGTCACCCTGTCGTCAACTCCTACAGCCAGATGTCTTTTGTTAGCTGAGGTGAGAAACAAAAAGGAGTCATGTTTCCTTTCTTGCAGGACTGGAGATGATGAGTGGACGACACTGGATAATTTGTCTGATTCATTCCTTGTTCAGTTTTCTGCATTATCAGATGGGAAGCTCTATTTTGCAGAAGACTCATTCCTGTTTGTTGTAGACTCGATTCTCCGTGCAGACTCGGAACCTTCATTGGTTGACTCTTGGCGCTTTATGGATGAGGGAGAACTAAGTATGTACTTGATTAAGTGCAATTCTGAGGTTCTGGTGGTTTTTGCAGCACGAGAAGATAAGAATGGCCCCATTAATGATTTCTCAGTATTCCAGCTTGAGCAAGACACATCATTGTTGAACATGAAAAACAGGATTTACCAGCGGCTTCTTCCACAAGTGTCATTTGTAAAGGTAGAGAGCTTGAGGGACCATGCGATCTTCTTGGGAAATATACAGTCTCTATGTTTTCCAGTGGAAAATACTGGGTGCAGAGAGAACTGCATTTATTTCACCCAACCTGGTGATGAAACTGCTTGGCATGTTTTTGATATGGGGAACAAAAGAATAAGTGATGGTCCAAATCTAGGGTTCAAGGCTTCTTTTAGATCTCTTGTGTGGATAGAACCAGGTGTGGTTTGA
- the LOC135593906 gene encoding uncharacterized protein LOC135593906 isoform X3, whose protein sequence is MRFARRKRKKGASGLHEGVNLMVQAQYKVYHVGARTIQYMPGTERTAWYRVCIMDSSYSLNIKLEHPKRRTTLKMMTTSNMERKFESTPGNSDAHPKMLSSSVSRDLPADIVELILNRLSWPKALSLGRVSRTWRAAVQNYNPMGAQSPCLLHLRPGTVRLFSTVEQRCSLIRRPKLNGECCGAYKSWLVLRHPSSNNMSIVNVLTGASIELPPLQIEGDVFVTLSSTPTARCLLLAEFSALSDGKLYFAEDSFLFVVDSILRADSEPSLVDSWRFMDEGELSMYLIKCNSEVLVVFAAREDKNGPINDFSVFQLEQDTSLLNMKNRIYQRLLPQVSFVKVESLRDHAIFLGNIQSLCFPVENTGCRENCIYFTQPGDETAWHVFDMGNKRISDGPNLGFKASFRSLVWIEPGVV, encoded by the exons ATGAGATTTGCTCGTAGGAAGAGGAAAAAGGGGGCGAGCGGACTGCACGAAGG GGTAAACCTGATGGTTCAAGCACAATATAAGGTTTACCACGTAGGGGCTCGTACTATTCAATATATGCCTGGTACCGAGCGTACTGCCTGGTACAGGGTTTGTATCATggattcttcctattcttta AACATTAAACTTGAACATCCGAAGAGAAGGACTACACTAAAGATGATGACCACCAGCAATATGGAAAGGAAGTTTGAAAGCACACCAGGAAATTCTGATGCACATCCTAAGATGTTGTCATCATCAGTGTCACGTGATCTTCCGGCAGATATTGTTGAGCTAATCCTGAATCGTTTGAGCTGGCCCAAAGCTTTAAGTCTTGGTCGAGTAAGCAGGACATGGAGAGCTGCAGTACAGAATTACAACCCCATGGGAGCACAGAGTCCATGCCTCCTGCACCTTAGGCCTGGCACCGTTCGTTTATTTAGCACAGTGGAGCAGAGGTGCTCCTTGATTAGGCGGCCTAAGCTCAATGGTGAGTGTTGTGGTGCCTACAAAAGCTGGTTGGTTTTGAGACATCCATCATCGAACAATATGTCTATAGTAAATGTTCTAACAGGAGCAAGTATCGAGCTTCCACCACTTCAGATTGAAGGCGATGTTTTTGTCACCCTGTCGTCAACTCCTACAGCCAGATGTCTTTTGTTAGCTGAG TTTTCTGCATTATCAGATGGGAAGCTCTATTTTGCAGAAGACTCATTCCTGTTTGTTGTAGACTCGATTCTCCGTGCAGACTCGGAACCTTCATTGGTTGACTCTTGGCGCTTTATGGATGAGGGAGAACTAAGTATGTACTTGATTAAGTGCAATTCTGAGGTTCTGGTGGTTTTTGCAGCACGAGAAGATAAGAATGGCCCCATTAATGATTTCTCAGTATTCCAGCTTGAGCAAGACACATCATTGTTGAACATGAAAAACAGGATTTACCAGCGGCTTCTTCCACAAGTGTCATTTGTAAAGGTAGAGAGCTTGAGGGACCATGCGATCTTCTTGGGAAATATACAGTCTCTATGTTTTCCAGTGGAAAATACTGGGTGCAGAGAGAACTGCATTTATTTCACCCAACCTGGTGATGAAACTGCTTGGCATGTTTTTGATATGGGGAACAAAAGAATAAGTGATGGTCCAAATCTAGGGTTCAAGGCTTCTTTTAGATCTCTTGTGTGGATAGAACCAGGTGTGGTTTGA
- the LOC103999239 gene encoding uncharacterized WD repeat-containing protein C2A9.03 gives MQPHRGDDMDEMAEDYDMGDVEDDMYEEFQGRGLGDSDSDDEEYGPLNGRASDISSAQARKGKDIQGIPWSTLSITRERYRQTRLEQYKNYENVTNSGEASEKDCKPTDKGGIYYEFQRNTRSVKSTILHFQLRNLVWATSKHDVYLMSNSSVLHWSALSGEKYEVMNVSGHIAPEERLPGSLLEGFSQIQVSTLAVKDKLLVAGGFQGELICKFLDRKGISFCCRTTYDDNAITNALDIYDSSSGAVHFMSSNNDCGIRDFDLEKCQLCKHFHFQWPVNHTSLSPDGKILVIVGDDPDGLLVDAHTGKTVHKLQGHVDFSFASAWNPDGQTFATGNQDKTCRVWDVRNLSKSVAVLRGNLGAIRSIRFTSDGRFLAMAEPADFVHIFDVGSGYNKQQELDFFGEISGMSFSPDTEALFVGVWDRTYGSLLQYSRLRNYLYLDSLF, from the exons ATGCAGCCTCATCGTGGTGATGATATGGATGAAATGGCAGAGGATTATGACATGGGTGATGTAGAAGATGACATGTATGAAGAATTTCAAGGGAGGGGTCTGGGCGATTCTGattctgatgatgaagaatatggCCCTTTG AACGGAAGGGCATCTGATATTTCCTCCGCTCAAGCTAGGAAAGGAAAAGATATCCAAGGAATACCATGGAGTACACTAAGCATTACAAGGGAGAGGTACAGGCAAACCAGATTAGAACAATACAAAAACTATGAAAATGTTACAAATTCTGGAGAAGCATCAGAAAAG GATTGCAAACCAACTGATAAAGGTGGCATTTATTATGAGTTCCAGCGAAACACAAGGTCTGTGAAATCAACTATTCTTCATTTTCAG CTGagaaatttggtttgggctacaTCAAAGCATGATGTGTACTTAATGTCAAACTCGTCTGTGCTTCACTGGTCGGCACTAAGCGGTGAGAAATATGAAGTTATGAATGTTTCGGGACACATAGCACCAGAGGAG AGGCTCCCAGGAAGCTTGTTGGAAGGATTTTCTCAGATCCAAGTTAGTACGCTGGCCGTTAAAGACAAGTTGCTTGTGGCAGGAGGATTTCAAGGAGAACTTATCTGTAAG TTTTTAGATCGGAAAGGAATAAGCTTTTGCTGCCGTACAACATATGATGACAATGCAATCACTAACGCATTGGACATTTATGATAGTTCCAG TGGTGCTGTTCACTTCATGTCTTCAAATAATGACTGTGGAATACGAGATTTTGACTTGGAGAAGTGTCAGCTTTGCAAGCATTTCCACTTTCAGTGGCCAGTGAAT CATACATCACTTAGTCCTGATGGAAAGATTCTTGTAATTGTGGGAGATGATCCTGACGGATTGCTGGTGGATGCTCATACTGGAAAG ACTGTCCATAAATTACAAGGACATGTGGACTTCTCTTTTGCATCAGCATGGAATCCCGATGGCCAAACATTTGCCACTGGTAACCAGGATAAGACCTGCAGGGTTTGGGATGTCAGAAATCTCTCAAAGTCTGTCGCTGTATTGAGAGGCAATCTTGGTGCCATCAGATCAATTCGCTTCACATCAGATGGTCGGTTTTTGGCGATGGCAGAGCCTGCAGATTTTGTTCACATCTTTGATGTTGGGAGTGGGTACAACAAGCAACAAGAGCTGGACTTCTTTGGTGAAATCTCAGGCATGTCATTCAGCCCAGATACAGAAGCTCTTTTTGTTGGTGTATGGGATAGAACTTATGGTAGTCTTTTACAGTATAGTCGCCTGCGGAATTACTTGTACCTTGATTCACTGTTTTAA
- the LOC135594420 gene encoding premnaspirodiene oxygenase-like, with protein sequence MIVSTMLFLIIFIKKGFSKSKVQCPRPPPGPWRLPIIGCMHHLASRLSFRVFRHLSLTYGPLMLVRIGQVDFAVASSREAAREILKNQDPNFAARPEVVVGDIVFYGCSDVIFSPYGPYWKQLRYICFMELLRTKRVRSFASIREEETLNVIRDISTAAQPINMREKLFRMSNAIISRAAIGPRSKHQETFILVAREVIDVLGELYAVDMFPSLKLLHVLSGAKNKLQRIRRRLDKIFDDIIKEHEVKANMNKGRQVAEVEEDIVDALLRLKDESELQVPMTMDGIKAVILDMLVGGTENSSIVIEWAMSELMRNPKIMEKAQKEVMEELKGKNRIQETDVVELNYLKSIVKETLRLHPPVRLIPRMCRKTCEVLGYEIEAGTPVLVNAWAINRDPQYWEEAESFRPERFEGKSIDFKGGNFEYLPFGAGRRICPGLGFGLATIHLSLAQLLLYFDWKLPDGRKSEELDMSETLGVTVTRKTELKLFATPRFPIPSTV encoded by the exons ATGATAGTATCCACCATGCTCTTCTTGATCATCTTCATCAAGAAAGGATTCAGCAAGTCCAAAGTCCAATGCCCGCGACCTCCCCCTGGTCCGTGGAGGCTGCCCATCATCGGATGCATGCACCACCTGGCCAGCCGGCTCTCCTTCCGCGTATTCCGCCACCTCTCTCTCACCTACGGGCCGCTCATGCTTGTCAGAATTGGCCAGGTAGACTTCGCGGTGGCCTCCTCGCGGGAAGCCGCCCGAGAGATCTTGAAGAACCAAGACCCCAACTTCGCCGCGCGGCCGGAGGTCGTCGTTGGAGATATCGTCTTCTACGGTTGCTCCGACGTTATCTTCTCCCCCTATGGCCCCTACTGGAAGCAACTTCGCTACATCTGCTTCATGGAGCTGCTCCGAACCAAGCGCGTCCGGTCTTTCGCCTCCATCAGGGAGGAAGAGACCCTTAACGTGATCCGAGACATCTCCACGGCAGCACAACCGATCAACATGAGAGAGAAGCTCTTCAGAATGTCCAACGCCATCATATCCAGGGCGGCGATTGGCCCACGAAGCAAGCACCAGGAGACGTTCATCTTGGTCGCCAGGGAGGTCATCGACGTGCTTGGAGAGCTCTATGCCGTCGACATGTTTCCGTCGCTGAAGCTCCTCCACGTCCTGTCAGGTGCCAAGAACAAGTTGCAGAGGATACGCAGGAGGCTTGATAAGATCTTTGATGACATAATTAAGGAGCATGAGGTTAAGGCCAATATGAACAAAGGTCGGCAAGTAGCCGAAGTGGAGGAGGACATAGTCGATGCGCTGCTAAGACTTAAAGACGAATCCGAACTACAAGTTCCGATGACCATGGACGGAATAAAGGCTGTGATCCTC GACATGTTAGTCGGAGGGACCGAGAACTCATCTATAGTGATCGAATGGGCCATGTCGGAGCTGATGAGGAACCCCAAGATAATGGAGAAAGCACAGAAGGAGGTGATGGAAGAGCTGAAGGGAAAGAACAGGATACAAGAGACAGACGTCGTGGAGCTGAACTATCTCAAGTCGATCGTTAAGGAGACACTAAGGCTTCACCCACCTGTCAGGTTGATACCAAGAATGTGTAGAAAGACGTGTGAGGTGCTCGGCTACGAGATAGAAGCCGGCACTCCAGTCTTGGTCAATGCATGGGCGATCAACAGAGATCCACAGTACTGGGAAGAGGCCGAGAGCTTCAGGCCGGAGAGGTTTGAAGGCAAATCCATTGATTTCAAAGGAGGTAACTTCGAGTACTTGCCGTTCGGTGCTGGAAGAAGGATATGCCCTGGACTGGGTTTTGGGCTCGCCACCATACACCTATCCTTGGCGCAGCTCCTCCTCTACTTCGACTGGAAGCTGCCCGATGGCAGGAAATCAGAGGAGTTGGACATGAGCGAGACCTTAGGAGTTACTGTAACAAGGAAAACTGAGCTGAAGCTGTTTGCAACTCCTCGTTTTCCTATCCCTTCTACTGTTTAA
- the LOC135593906 gene encoding uncharacterized protein LOC135593906 isoform X4 has product MMTTSNMERKFESTPGNSDAHPKMLSSSVSRDLPADIVELILNRLSWPKALSLGRVSRTWRAAVQNYNPMGAQSPCLLHLRPGTVRLFSTVEQRCSLIRRPKLNGECCGAYKSWLVLRHPSSNNMSIVNVLTGASIELPPLQIEGDVFVTLSSTPTARCLLLAEVRNKKESCFLSCRTGDDEWTTLDNLSDSFLVQFSALSDGKLYFAEDSFLFVVDSILRADSEPSLVDSWRFMDEGELSMYLIKCNSEVLVVFAAREDKNGPINDFSVFQLEQDTSLLNMKNRIYQRLLPQVSFVKVESLRDHAIFLGNIQSLCFPVENTGCRENCIYFTQPGDETAWHVFDMGNKRISDGPNLGFKASFRSLVWIEPGVV; this is encoded by the coding sequence ATGATGACCACCAGCAATATGGAAAGGAAGTTTGAAAGCACACCAGGAAATTCTGATGCACATCCTAAGATGTTGTCATCATCAGTGTCACGTGATCTTCCGGCAGATATTGTTGAGCTAATCCTGAATCGTTTGAGCTGGCCCAAAGCTTTAAGTCTTGGTCGAGTAAGCAGGACATGGAGAGCTGCAGTACAGAATTACAACCCCATGGGAGCACAGAGTCCATGCCTCCTGCACCTTAGGCCTGGCACCGTTCGTTTATTTAGCACAGTGGAGCAGAGGTGCTCCTTGATTAGGCGGCCTAAGCTCAATGGTGAGTGTTGTGGTGCCTACAAAAGCTGGTTGGTTTTGAGACATCCATCATCGAACAATATGTCTATAGTAAATGTTCTAACAGGAGCAAGTATCGAGCTTCCACCACTTCAGATTGAAGGCGATGTTTTTGTCACCCTGTCGTCAACTCCTACAGCCAGATGTCTTTTGTTAGCTGAGGTGAGAAACAAAAAGGAGTCATGTTTCCTTTCTTGCAGGACTGGAGATGATGAGTGGACGACACTGGATAATTTGTCTGATTCATTCCTTGTTCAGTTTTCTGCATTATCAGATGGGAAGCTCTATTTTGCAGAAGACTCATTCCTGTTTGTTGTAGACTCGATTCTCCGTGCAGACTCGGAACCTTCATTGGTTGACTCTTGGCGCTTTATGGATGAGGGAGAACTAAGTATGTACTTGATTAAGTGCAATTCTGAGGTTCTGGTGGTTTTTGCAGCACGAGAAGATAAGAATGGCCCCATTAATGATTTCTCAGTATTCCAGCTTGAGCAAGACACATCATTGTTGAACATGAAAAACAGGATTTACCAGCGGCTTCTTCCACAAGTGTCATTTGTAAAGGTAGAGAGCTTGAGGGACCATGCGATCTTCTTGGGAAATATACAGTCTCTATGTTTTCCAGTGGAAAATACTGGGTGCAGAGAGAACTGCATTTATTTCACCCAACCTGGTGATGAAACTGCTTGGCATGTTTTTGATATGGGGAACAAAAGAATAAGTGATGGTCCAAATCTAGGGTTCAAGGCTTCTTTTAGATCTCTTGTGTGGATAGAACCAGGTGTGGTTTGA